A stretch of the Ananas comosus cultivar F153 linkage group 14, ASM154086v1, whole genome shotgun sequence genome encodes the following:
- the LOC109720774 gene encoding pentatricopeptide repeat-containing protein At5g57250, mitochondrial, translated as MILLPPRILQKLHFYSSSSSSSSSIINLINETQTLQTLIKSGSAPSAQTLAPFLSFLLRSRKPHLLLRLFPNLSSEPIRSDPRTLTLVARALLESHRLDEAARFISRDEDRLGFASDIGLWDSLIRRVCVFDADPRKALTLFQECVRYRGIVPSLITFRVLVSSFCSQGDMESAVEVFDVMLVRKKGFPIDNHVCSLIISGFSKIGKPELGVGFYESLKKFDGFLPNLITYTAVVDALGRVGRVEEASALVRKMEDEGVALDAVLYNSWICGYLREGFLMEGLRKHRLMVDKGIVPDVVNYTTIIDGLCKEGNVEKVIGFLKDMEKRNINPNLVTYTAVIGGFCKRNKFEEAFCLVRKIEEMGIVIDEFVFSILIDSLCRKGDLGRALCLLEKMKTKGIKVGMVTYNALINGLCKAGKINEANEIPQGLNGDNFTYSTLLHCHTKESDVDSVIGIKSRFENAGILMDVITCNALIKAMFVVGKANDACNLFDEMPEMGLTANSITYCIMIDWYLKGGMIDKALELFNEYRNSSSSYDAVVHNYVISRLCNEGMVDKAIEVFEDLIAKDLILDSVIYRKLIRTHFKEGAEEGVLKFIYKIEELEIGLFFLICNDAISFLSTKDCSKAALDVYLLLRRKDFGVTSKACYVLLKSLLRNGNEHIAKVLLSECVKFHGIFEPRMVNLLSRYLCKKNVEEAIQFSNNMGNQKISISVIRATIDSLKEGRLHDAYNFVMKTEENGMLLDEAVYAMVIDGLCKTGCVEKALDLCARMRGKGIDPNIVIHNSVLHGLCHQGCLIEAFRLFDSLEQNNMLPTLITYSTLIGALCREGLLHEANKLFKSMVIRGITPNTRVYNLIISGYSNFGLIKQALKLLANLEENSLLPDAFTISAIISGYCLKGDIEGALSFFDEYRRREILPDFLGFMNLVKGLYAKGRMEEARSILTEMFQCKDIVNLINSAGDDLNAEPLVSLLSLACKQGKIQEVIVILNEVRLLSISSSNSANHSRLTQLKNLQDIEAVDVPRRFFDCLNSRVTTADTIYVNYNSPEIDEHSNMEECNDLMGKSLHDDFDSYYPIIASLCSKGELKKANNVVKAMLLNSG; from the coding sequence ATGATCTTATTGCCACCTCGTATTCTCCAAAAACTCcatttttattcttcttcttcctcctcctcttcgtccATTATCAACCTCATCAACGAAACTCAAACCCTACAAACCCTAATCAAGAGCGGCTCCGCCCCCTCCGCCCAAACCCTAGCCCcattcctctccttcctcctcagATCCCGCAagccccacctcctcctccgcctcttccCCAACTTGTCCTCAGAACCCATCCGATCTGACCcccgaaccctaaccctagtcgCCCGCGCCCTCCTCGAATCCCACCGCCTTGACGAAGCCGCGCGGTTCATCTCCCGCGACGAGGATCGCCTCGGTTTCGCCTCCGACATCGGGCTTTGGGACTCTTTGATCCGTAGAGTTTGCGTCTTTGACGCCGACCCACGTAAAGCCCTAACCTTGTTTCAGGAATGTGTGAGGTATCGCGGTATAGTCCCTTCTCTTATTACCTTTCGCGTGTTGGTATCGTCGTTCTGTTCTCAGGGTGACATGGAAAGTGCAGTTGAGGTGTTTGACGTAATGCTTGTGAGAAAAAAGGGATTTCCGATCGATAACCATGTGTGTAGTTTGATAATTTCTGGGTTTTCTAAGATTGGGAAGCCCGAATTGGGTGTGGGATTTTATGAGAGTTTGAAGAAATTTGATGGGTTTTTGCCCAATTTGATAACCTATACAGCTGTAGTCGATGCTTTGGGTAGAGTAGGTAGAGTTGAAGAGGCCTCCGCTTTGGTTCGAAAGATGGAGGATGAAGGAGTGGCTTTGGATGCTGTTCTTTATAATAGCTGGATTTGCGGGTATTTGAGAGAAGGGTTTTTGATGGAAGGGTTGCGGAAGCATCGTCTGATGGTAGATAAAGGCATAGTTCCTGATGTTGTCAATTATACTACAATAATCGATGGGTTATGCAAGGAAGGAAATGTAGAAAAAGTAATTGGGTTTCTAAAAGATATGGAGAAGCGGAACATTAATCCTAATTTGGTTACTTATACAGCAGTAATTGGTGGTTTCTGCAAGAGGAACAAATTTGAGGAGGCATTTTGCCTCGTGAGGAAAATTGAGGAAATGGGTATTGTAATTGATGAATTTGTTTTTTCAATCCTGATTGATAGCTTGTGTAGAAAGGGAGATTTGGGTCGAGCTCTCTGTTTGTTAGAGAAAATGAAGACTAAAGGAATTAAAGTGGGAATGGTCACGTATAATGCGTTGATCAACGGGTTATGCAAAGCTGGTAAGATAAATGAGGCAAATGAAATTCCCCAAGGTCTTAATGGTGATAATTTCACTTATAGCACTTTATTACATTGTCACACAAAGGAAAGCGATGTGGATTCTGTGATAGGAATAAAGAGTAGGTTTGAGAATGCTGGCATTTTGATGGATGTTATCACATGTAATGCACTTATCAAGGCAATGTTTGTTGTAGGTAAGGCAAATGATGCTTGTAatttgtttgatgaaatgcctgAGATGGGTTTAACAGCTAATTCAATCACCTACTGTATAATGATTGATTGGTATTTGAAAGGAGGAATGATTGACAAGGCATTAGAACTGTTCAATGAGTATAGAAACTCTTCATCATCCTATGATGCTGTTGTTCACAATTATGTTATCAGTCGTCTATGTAATGAAGGAATGGTAGATAAAGCCATTGAAGTTTTTGAGGACCTTATTGCAAAAGATCTTATACTTGATTCAGTTATCTACAGAAAGTTGATCAGAACCCATTTTAAGGAAGGTGCTGAAGAGGGGGTCTTGAAGTTCATTTACAAGATTGAAGAAttggaaattgggttattcTTTTTGATATGCAATGATGCTATTTCTTTCTTAAGCACAAAGGATTGCTCTAAAGCTGCATTGGATGTTTACTTGTTATTGAGAAGGAAAGATTTTGGTGTTACAAGTAAAGCATGCTATGTTCTCCTTAAAAGTCTTCTTCGCAACGGTAATGAACATATTGCTAAGGTTTTATTGAGTGAATGCGTTAAATTTCATGGGATTTTCGAACCTAGAATGGTTAATTTATTGTCTCGGTACCTGTGCAAGAAAAATGTTGAAGAAGCTATTCAGTTTTCTAATAATATGGGCAATCAGAAAATTTCGATCAGTGTAATTAGAGCAACTATTGATTCTCTAAAGGAAGGTCGACTCCATGATGCATATAACTTTGTTATGAAAACTGAGGAAAATGGTATGCTTTTGGATGAAGCTGTTTATGCTATGGTAATTGATGGGCTTTGCAAAACAGGATGTGTCGAAAAAGCATTAGATTTATGTGCAAGAATGAGAGGGAAAGGAATTGATCCAAATATTGTTATCCACAATTCAGTACTTCATGGTTTGTGCCACCAAGGCTGTCTTATTGAAGCATTTAGACTATTTGATTCTTTAGAGCAAAATAACATGCTTCCCACACTAATCACATATTCCACACTTATTGGTGCTTTATGTAGAGAAGGGCTTCTACATGAAGCAAATAAGTTATTTAAAAGTATGGTTATTAGGGGAATCACCCCTAATACTCGTGTTTATAACTTAATAATAAGTGGGTATAGCAACTTTGGATTAATTAAACAAGCACTTAAGCTTCTAGCGAATTTAGAGGAGAACTCTCTACTTCCTGATGCATTTACAATTAGTGCTATTATCAGTGGTTATTGCTTAAAAGGTGatatcgaaggtgccctaagtTTCTTTGATGAGTATAGAAGGAGAGAAATTCTCCCggattttttgggttttatgaaTTTGGTAAAAGGATTGTATGCAAAGGGAAGGATGGAAGAAGCTAGGAGTATTTTGACAGAGATGTTTCAGTGTAAAGATATAGTTAATCTTATAAATAGTGCAGGAGATGATCTTAATGCGGAGCCATTAGTTAGTCTGCTATCACTTGCGTGTAAACAAGGAAAAATTCAGGAAGTTATAGTTATTCTAAATGAGGTGAGATTGTTATCCATCTCCTCGTCGAATTCCGCCAACCATAGTAGACTCACCCAACTCAAGAATCTGCAAGATATCGAGGCTGTAGATGTTCCTAGAAGGTTCTTCGACTGTTTAAATTCGCGGGTAACAACGGCAGATACAATTTATGTGAATTACAATTCACCAGAGATCGATGAGCACAGTAACATGGAGGAGTGTAATGACTTGATGGGGAAATCACTGCATGATGACTTTGATTCATACTATCCGATCATTGCTTCTCTGTGTTCAAAAGGGGAATTGAAGAAGGCCAATAATGTCGTCAAAGCAATGCTTCTAAATTCAGGATAA
- the LOC109720496 gene encoding ricin B-like lectin R40G3 translates to MEFPFGHHHHHHHRGDDDEERPPPPPPPYHGGAEPYPPPGYGGAAPYPPPGYGGDAPYPSPPPPRHHHEYSPGVEHVSHETYGDAPAPYFPTPPPPRHPHHPSPGVEHESHEIHEIHGGGGVAPRQQTVRIFCKAKEDFSLTIRDGSVVLAPANPRDDYQHWIKDMRYSTKVKDEEGYPAFMLINKATGEALKHSLGQSHPVRLVRFNPNYLDESVLWTESRDVGSGFRCIRMVNNIYLNFDAFHGDKDHGGVKDGTKLVLWEWCEGDNQRWKIVPY, encoded by the exons ATGGAGTTCCCTTTtggccaccaccaccaccaccaccaccgcggcgacgacgacgaggagcgccctccgccgcctcctccgccgtaCCACGGCGGCGCCGAGCCCTACCCTCCGCCGGgctacggcggcgccgccccTTACCCTCCGCCGGGGTACGGTGGCGACGCCCCttacccttctcctcctcctccccgccaCCACCATGAGTACTCCCCCGGCGTGGAGCACGTGAGCCACGAGACCTATGGCGACGCCCCCGCTCCCTACTTccccactcctcctcctccgcgccaTCCCCACCACCCGTCGCCGGGGGTGGAGCACGAGAGCCACGAGATCCACGAGATCCACGGCGGAGGGGGAGTGGCGCCGCGGCAGCAGACGGTGAGGATCTTCTGTAAGGCGAAGGAGGATTTTAGCCTCACGATTCGCGATGGGAGCGTCGTCCTCGCCCCCGCGAACCCTAGAGACGATTACCAG CACTGGATCAAGGATATGAGATACAGCACCAAAGTGAAGGATGAAGAGGGATACCCCGCTTTTATGCTTATTAACAAAGCCACTGGGGAAGCTTTGAAGCACTCACTTGGGCAATCCCATCCT GTTCGTCTGGTTCGCTTTAACCCCAACTATCTGGATGAATCAGTCCTGTGGACTGAGAGCAGGGACGTGGGGTCTGGATTCCGGTGCATAAGGATGGTGAACAACATCTACTTGAACTTTGATGCATTCCATGGAGACAAGGACCACGGGGGCGTGAAGGACGGGACGAAACTTGTGCTTTGGGAGTGGTGCGAGGGCGACAACCAGCGCTGGAAGATTGTTCCCTACT AG